The Scomber japonicus isolate fScoJap1 chromosome 13, fScoJap1.pri, whole genome shotgun sequence genome includes a window with the following:
- the pld2 gene encoding phospholipase D2 → MASPVEEVIEPVVQNTTAQNLGRRRFSHDHRNLSPDEIDNLMSSSDGRPFLVVHHLPEIKDEGIPYLMPGIPITCRVDNTEKYTTRSKVRVGTLYTVWLTHGQFHWTVKRKYKHFQELHRDLYKHKMMLHLLPLARFTKDRQQLRAMSEEMPSLHGNERTRRTSSKMKYLEEYLNGLLENAFCRNDHSMLEFLSVGALSFITDLGPKGLEGPIFKRSGGHRIQGLNCIGHHQFCFRWSRRWLVVKDSFLMYMNRDHGNINFVLLFDPEFKVKVGRAYTDTKYGVCFENFTRSLVIKCSSYRQAHWWSHEINRLAETSDFVKVQRFEGFAKPRENTLTKWYVNGSGYFADLADALEQAKEEIFITDWWLSPEVFMKRPATENHWRLDEILKRKAEQGVKVCVLLYKEVELALGINSEHSKKTLMNMHPNIKVMRHPDHVSSVVFLWAHHEKMVAIDQTVAFVGGIDLAFGRWDDSQYRLTDLGLTKAANSETQEEPDGDTGENGVADGPKPSEPDKETEQNPENLTGNTKLWLGKDYSNFIRKDWVQLDRPFEDNIDRTQVPRMPWRDLSAAIHGIAARDVARHFIQRWNFTKIFKNKYKDNFYPYLLPKSHCTSDSLSFTVPGCTKAKVQVLRSADRWSTGTCENSILNAYVHTIENSEHYIYIENQFFISCADGKTVHNGIGDAIVNRILRAHREQKKYRVFVVIPLLPGFEGDISAGGGNAIQAILHFTYRTICRGENSILTRLAEVEEKWTEYITICGLRTHSQLAESIVTELIYVHSKTLIADDRCYIIGSANINDRSMLGNRDSELAVFVEDEERVPSIMGGEEYQAGPLTLALRKECFSVLVGAASDSSINIDDPISDEFFFLAWNSAAKLNATIYDKVFRCLPCDEVHNMRELKEYSSKECLYDSDPEQAKEELKAVRGLLVHFPMKFLCEENLLPPLGTKEGMAPVGLWT, encoded by the exons ATGGCCAGTCCAGTGGAGGAGGTGATCGAGCCAGTGGTTCAGAACACAACAGCACAAAACCTGGGCAGAAGACGTTTTTCTCATGATCACCGTAATCTGAGTCCAGATGAGATAGATAACCTCATGTCCAGCAGCG ATGGCCGTCCGTTCCTTGTGGTGCATCATCTTCCGGAGATAAAGGACGAGGGTATACCATACCTAATGCCTGGTATCCCCATCACATGTAGAGTGGACAACACAGAGAAATACACTACTCGCTCAAAG GTTCGTGTGGGTACCTTGTACACAGTGTGGCTAACACACGGCCAGTTCCACTGGACGGTGAAGAGGAAGTACAAGCACTTCCAGGAGCTGCATCGAGACCTTTACAAGCATAAGATGATGCTTCATTTGCTGCCTCTGGCAAG ATTTACAAAGGACAGGCAGCAGCTGAGAGCCATGTCAGAGGAAATGCCCAGCCTACATGGGAATGAACGGACCAGAAGGACCTCCAGCAAAATG AAATATCTTGAGGAGTACCTGAATGGTCTGCTGGAGAACGCCTTCTGTAGAAATGATCACAGCATG ctAGAGTTCCTCTCAGTAGGCGCTCTCTCCTTTATCACTGATCTTGGACCCAAAGGCTT GGAGGGGCCCATCTTCAAGAGGTCAGGGGGTCACCGGATCCAAGGCTTGAATTGCATTGGACATCATCAGTTCTGTTTCCGCTGGTCACGCCGCTGGCTGGTGGTCAAAGACTCTTTCCTGATGTATATGAACCGAGACCATGGCAACATCAACTTTGTCTTGCTGTTTGACCCAGAGTTCAAAGTGAAAGTGGGGCGTGCCTATACAGACACCAAATACGGAGTCTGCTTTGAGAACTTCACTCG gagTCTGGTCATCAAATGCAGCAGCTATAGACAAGCACATTGGTGGAGTCATGAAATCAACAGGCTGGCTGAAACCTCTGACTTTGTCAAAGTGCAACGCTTCGAGGGGTTTGCTAAGCCACGGGAGAACACGTTAACTAAATG GTACGTGAATGGAAGTGGCTACTTTGCAGACCTGGCTGATGCTCTTGAACAAGCCAAGGAGGAAATCTTCATCACAGACTGGTG GCTCAGCCCTGAAGTTTTCATGAAGAGACCAGCAACTGAGAATCACTGGCGCCTGGATGAGATACTCAAACGCAAAGCA GAACAaggagtgaaagtgtgtgttctGCTGTACAAAGAAGTGGAGCTCGCACTCGGCATCAATAGCGAGCACAGCAAGAAGACTCTTATGAACATGCACCCAAACATCAAG GTAATGAGACATCCTGACCATGTGTCTTCTGTGGTGTTCCTGTGGGCTCACCATGAAAAGATGGTGGCCATTGACCAAACAGTGGCCTTTGTGGGGGGGATTGACCTCGCCTTTGGGAGGTGGGATGACAGCCAATACCGGCTAACTGACCTTGGTTTGACAAAGGCAGCCAACAGTGAAACACAGGAAGAGCCAGATGGAGATACAGGA GAGAATGGTGTGGCTGATGGTCCAAAGCCATCTGAGCCAGATAAGGAAACAGAGCAAAACCCAGAAAATCTGACTGGCAACACCAAACTGTGGCTTGGCAAAGACTACAGCAACTTTATCAGGAAAGACTGGGTCCAACTTGACAGACCATTTGAAG atAACATCGACCGTACTCAAGTTCCTCGCATGCCGTGGCGCGATCTGTCTGCAGCTATTCATGGCATAGCTGCCAGAGATGTAGCCCGCCACTTCATCCAGCGCTGGAACTTTACCAAG ATCTTCAAAAACAAGTACAAAGACAATTTCTACCCTTACCTTCTCCCCAAGTCCCACTGCACCTCTGACTCACTCTCATTCACTGTGCCAGGGTGCACTAAAGCCAAAGTGCAG GTGTTACGCTCTGCCGATCGTTGGTCAACTGGAACCTGTGAGAACTCGATCCTCAATGCCTACGTCCACACCATCGAGAACAGCGAGCACTACATCTACATTGAG AACCAGTTCTTCATCAGCTGTGCCGATGGGAAGACTGTCCATAATGGGATTGGTGATGCTATTGTGAACAGAATCCTGCGTGCACACAG GGAGCAGAAGAAGTACAGAGTGTTTGTGGTGATTCCTCTGCTTCCCGGATTTGAGGGAGACATCAGTGCAGGAGGTGGAAATGCCATCCAAGCTATTCTGCACTTCACTTACAG GACTATATGCAGAGGGGAGAATTCCATCCTAACAAGACTTGCTGAAG TTGAAGAGAAGTGGACGGAGTACATCACAATTTGCGGCCTGAGAACACATTCCCAGCTCGCCGAGTCAATCGTCACAGAGCTCATATATGTTCACAGCAAGACCCTCATTGCCGATGACCGCTGCTACATCATTG GATCAGCCAACATCAATGACCGTAGCATGCTGGGAAACAGGGACAGTGAGTTGGCAGTGTTTGTGGAAGATGAAGAGAGGGTCCCATCCATCATGGGAGGAGAGGAGTACCAGGCTGGACCCCTCACACTCGCTCTGCGCAAAGAGTGTTTCAG tgttctTGTTGGAGCTGCTTCAGACTCCAGTATCAACATTGATGATCCAATCAGCGATGAGTTTTTCTTCTTGGCCTGGAATTCAGCTGCCAAACTGAATGCCACCATTTATGACAAG GTCTTCCGATGCCTGCCCTGCGACGAAGTTCACAACATGCGTGAGCTGAAGGAATATTCCAGCAAAGAGTGCCTCTATGATTCAGACCCAGAGCAGGCCAAAGAAGAGCTGAAGGCTGTCAGAGGGCTACTGGTTCACTTCCCCATGAAGTTCTTGTGTGAGGAGAACCTGCTGCCTCCACTGGGTACTAAAGAGGGCATGGCTCCAGTGGGGCTGTGGACATAA